ATAAAGCTCTTCAAAACAAATTTCATAATCCTTCACAGCATCCTCATTGGCAGTCGCTTTATTCTTCCCAATATTTCCGCCAACAATCACATCAGACTTTCTTTTCTTAAGTCTCTCCACAGAAGCTTTTACTCCTTCATTATTAAAACCCATTCTATTGATAACTGCTCTGTCATCGACTAGCCTGAACAGTCTAGGCTGAGGATTTCCCGGTTGTCCAACAGGGGTTACGGTGCCTATTTCAATAAAACCAAAGCCAACATTGGAAAGCTCATCAATCATGGCTGCGTCTTTGTCAAATCCCGCTGCTAATCCTACAGGGTTTTTGAACTTGATGCCAAACACTTCTCTCTCCAAGCGCTTATCCTCCACTTTGTAAATACTTCTCATAACAGAAGACACTCCGGGAACAGCATTGGCGAATTTCAACAACTTCACTGTGAAGTGATGCGCTTTTTCCGCTGTCATTCTAAACAATATTGGCTTGACGAGTTGATTGTACACTTTATTTATTTTTTTAGTTTATAATTAATATTTATCACGATTAGTTTTTTATGGCTTTCTTGATCATCCTCCTTTGTATTCCCTCCAGAGGGAAATAAAATGGTATAAAAAATCAATCGTGATAATGACTATTATCTAAGAGATATAAAAAAAGCCACTCAACAGTGGCTTCAAATTAATTGCTTTCTTCTTCAGACTCTTCAGAAGCTTCGTTGTCTTCGGCCTTTTTCACAAAAGCTTCAGCATCGATATTCAATAGAATCTTATACCAGCTTACCAACTTCTTGATATCTGAGAAATAAACTCTCTCTTGATCATGATCAGGAAGGATGTGAAGCATAAAAGATCTTAACTCCTCGTTAGAAGATGTGCTGCCTACACCGGGATCAGCTCCAAATTCATCAAATATCTTTGCGAATACATCTTCCAAAGGAATAGAACCATCTTCGTCATGGGTATATATCGAAATCTCCTTCAAAATAGATACTCTGCTATTGGAATTCGCCACAAACCTCGATTTTTTGCCATCCAAGCTCTCCACAATAACTCCAGATCTTGTAGGACTTACAATTCGGAATAAACCTCCTTTACCCGAAATTGACGCTACCTCTGCTAAATTCATACGACTCAAAATTTCTTTTTAAACAATATATTTAATCGAATAATTCCGTTGCAATGCCTGCAAAAATATTCCTTTTCAATAGAATTCACTACTATTCGCATAAAAATATTAACTCGCAAGCATTTAGCTTCTGTCAGGACTTTATCGACTCGTTAATATCTCCAATAAAGTCCAGCAATTCGTCCCTGCCTGTCTTGGCCTCAGAAGAAGTGATGATATACTGAGGAAGCTCTTCCCATCTTTGCTTCAAAGCTTTCATGAAAGCAGCGACTCCTGATTGAACTTTGTTTTTTGTCAATTTATCCGCTTTGGTAAAGACTATGATAAAAGGTATTCCATACTCTCCCAATTGATCGATGAAATCCAAGTCTATCTGTTGCGGTGGAATTCTGCAATCTATCAATACAAACACGCAAGCTAAATTCTCGCGCGTAGTCAAATACCCTTTGGTCATTGGCTCCCACTCGCTTCTCAATGATTTCGAGACTTTCGCCCATCCATACCCCGGCAAATCAACCAAATACCAAGTGCCTTCATTGACTTTGAAATGATTGATCAACTGTGTTTTTCCAGGTTTGGAAGAGACTTTCGCCAACTTATTTCTTCCCAAGAGCATATTTATCAAAGAAGACTTGCCCACATTGGACCTTCCGATAAAAGCATATTCTGGCTCTCTGATTTTAGGACACTTCTTAAAATCAGAATTACTTATTAAAAACTCCGCAGAAACAATCTTCATTTGACTATATATTGATTTTCAACTCTTTTACTTGCGGGCAAATATCGTAATTCGCTTCTTCTTTATCAATTAAAAAAATACAAATCAGACTAATAATGCCCATGCAACTGAATTCAAAGCCCATAATTGGCTCTCATTCCATGCTATCAACCTAATTCCTTTCACTTTGTGTTTACCCTTGCTGTATTCGGAAGAGATTATATCATTTGATGAAAAATAATATCAATCCTATTCATGTACTAGTACTTAAAATATTCACATAAATCCCACCACATACTTTTAAACTTGTTTTTGAAGCAAATTACTTTCTATAAATAAGTAAATTTCATATATTTACTTCAACCATCTGAAAACCAAACCATTGATGGCATGGGGAAAAGATGACAAGATTTCATAATCGTATTCGAAGATGATAAAGAGAGCATTAGGATTATTTTTTTTCATATTGGCTTGCGTTGCGGCCAACACTTTATACGGGCAGACTATTGAGAAGGAAAAAACACCGGCTGAGCAACTTATCGAGTTGGCGGACGAGGTTTACCGTTCCACAAAGGTAATCTCCCAAGCCAGGGAAATGTATAAGCAAGCCGCTGACCTTGACCCTGAAAATGTTTATGCAAACTACATGACTGGTGATTTGTACTTGCAAACGATAAACAAAGACAGAGCTGCCAAATACTTGGTAAGAGTATATGAGCTTGACCCTGACTATAGTTTCGACATAGCATACAAGATTGGTTTAGCCTACCAATATGGTTATCAATTTGACTTGGCAGTAAAGTACTACAAGCGGTATTTAACAAAACTTGATAGAAACAGATCTTACAAAGGCTTGGACATGGTACCTCGCGAAGAGGTGGAAAGAAGAATTCGAGAGTGCGAAAACGCTGACGAATTCACTCAGCTTCCCAAAGAATACAACATTGTCAACCTTGGTTCGAAAATCAATTCCAATGCCCATGATTTCGCACCTGTGATCAATGCGGATGAAACTATGATGATCTTCACATCAAGAAGACAAGAAGACAATACTCACATTGATGTGGATGAAGACAATTTTTACTTTGAAGACATTTTCATCTCCAGAAAAATAAATGGCGAATGGCAATACGCTCAAAACATCGGCAATAAAATCAACACGATTTATCATGAATCAAATTTGGCTCTTAGTCCTGATGGAAAAACGCTTTTTGTTTACAGTCATGAGAATCGAGGCGATATATACTATTCAGAGGCGGACGAAAATGGAGAATGGAGCGAACCGAAGCCTCTTAAAGGCAAAGTAAACTCGCCTTTCTCCGAAACATCCGTATCTATATCCCCTGACGGAGAAACGCTTTACTTCGCAAGCGACAGATCCGAAGGATTGGGAGGTTTTGATATTTACAAAGCCACTAAAGACAGTAAAGGAAATTGGTCTAAAATCAGCAACCTTGGCAAACAAATAAATACTCCTTTTGACGAAGAAAGTCCATTTATCGACTATGATAATAAAACACTTTACTTTTCATCCAAAGGCAGAAAAGGCATGGGGGGATATGATATATTCAAAAGTGTTTACGATGAAGAAAACGATTCTTGGTCTGAGCCTGAAAATATGGGATACCCTATCAACACTCCAGACCATGATATTTACTTTGTAACGACCAAGGACAATAAAAGAGCTTATTTCGCCTCAGAAAGAGAAGGAGGCAAAGGATATACGGATATCTATATGGTGGAATTGGAACCTGAGAAAAAGGTTCTTGTTCAAAAAGCTGAAACCAATGATACTATCCCAACGCTAACATCGGTTAAGCCTGAATTAAGCCAACCAGAAGAAATCCCAGAATCTTCAGTGAAACTAGTTGTAAACATTATCCACAGGGATGAAGGTATCCCAATGGATACCAAACTCACGATCAAGAATATCAACTCGAATTTGACCAGGTATCCTAAACGCTTAGGAACTGGAAAATATGAATTCATTCTTAAGCCAAAAGAAGATTCACATTACTGGGTGACAGCTGAAAAAGACAAATATGTTTTTATAAGCGAGAAGCTTTTAATTTACAAGCCAAGAGCTGGAGAGCAAGACGAATTGGAAAAGACATTGTTCTTGACTCCTATTGAAGTTGGCGTGAAACGTGTTTTGAGAAATCTATACTTCACTCCAACAGGAGATGATATTGTCGAAGAATCCTATGCTGAGCTCAACAAGCTTGAGAAGCTATTATCAGAAAACCCTCGCATGAAAATAGAAATCGGAGGATACACTGATAATAATGAAGGAGGCAATGAAAGCGAACGTATCAAAATTTCGAAAAAGAGAGCTCAAAAAGTAGTCAACCACCTAGTGAGCTTGGGAGTGCCAAGCATAAAACTCAAATCAGCTGGTTATGGATCTAAAGACCCTATTGCCACAAATGACGATGAAACCGAAGGAAGAGAATTAAACCGAAGAGTTGAGTTCAAAATTCTGGAACTGTAAAACTTATTACTTACAAAATAACTGAAGCGTCAAGGGCCTGCCTTGACGCTTTTTTGTTTCATGGTATTAGACAAAACTGGCCAAAGTTATCAAACCTTTAATTTGTGTTATGAGAATAATTTATCAAAAAAAGGATTACCATAAAACTTGGGTTTAAGATTCTTTTTAAGCTAAAAAAGTGCATAAAAGTAAATTAAAATTAACTATAATTAATTAAAATAGCTTAAAATAAAAAAAAGGACTTAAATTAAGTTAATTAATTCTCAAACTTAATTTAAAATCACTATGATTAAAAGTCTACACAGGATTGTACTTTTAGTGATATTAAGCTGTTTCAGCCATATCAAACTAAGTGCTCAAACCAGTGATGCCCCCAAACCCTGCAAAGCCGATGAAATCAACTCTTCATTGGTCACAGAAATTCATCAATCCAGAAAAGCAGCCGATGCTGAACCTTGGTACCCTGATGATCCACGACTCAATGGTAAATATATCATCCCTACAGTTTTTCACATTTTTGGCACCGACTTCGAAGGCAGAACATTGGATATTGCCAAAATCGAAGAGGCTTTAGATCTTTCAAATCAAGATTTTCAAGGCTTAAGACCGGACTTCGCCAATATCATGGCAGAATTTCAAGGGATCAAAGAAGCAATGAATATAGAATTTCGACTTGCAAAGCTAGACCCTGACGGCAATCCTACATCAGGTGTGACTTTCAACCCTGTCGAGAAAGGGTTTGGCCATGGCGGAGGGTATGACAACCAAATAAGAAAGTATGCTTGGGACAATAAAAAGTACATGAATGTATACATCTTATTGGATCTATATAATGACGGTGATTATGGTAATTCAGGGGTAGCTTGGCTTCCAGACATGGGCATGACCAACGCAAACACAGCTCGTGTTGTCTATAATGGCAAATATGTTGGCACAAACACAAGTGAAAACTTTCGTTCAGTATTAACTCATGAATTTGGCCATTATCTAGGCTTAAGACATACCTTCAATGGCGGATGCGAGACTTTCAATTCTGACGATGGAGTTGAAGACACTCCTAAAAAGGGCAATAGCTCCAGAAAAGAAAAAAGCTCTAAAAATTGCCTTGGTGAAACCTTGAACGTTGAAAACTTCATGGACTACACTAACTATTACGCTATGTTCACAAGAGGTCAAGTTGGTAGAATGACTGGCTCTTCATATGGACTTCGACATGAAGCTAGAATCACACTATGGCAATATGACAATTTGGTTGCAACCGGAGTAGTGGATGACTTTAAACTTGGGAAACACTTGGTTTACACAGGCTCTTTATTCAATGAAGTATTCATGAACGACGGAGCGATAGAGAACAGTATCAGCATTGATGCGAGAGAAGAATTGGAGTTTGCCAAAACAGGAATATTAAATTCAGGTGCGGACTATACGCTAACTAATGTTCCTGCGGGACTGACTGCTCAACTTACAGTCAACTCAAGCACCAATGCTACATTGACATTGACAGGCAAAGCTGAAGCTCATGCCAATAGCGATAAAGTGGATCAAATGACGCTTACTTTCTTAGCGCCATCCTTGAATACGCCTATTGATGACGTATACAACCCTTCAAATGACAAGATAAAAATATCATTCTTGGATCCTTATACTTCTTATTGCGTGCCTTCCACTCAATTTGGCACATTCTATAGTCACATAACCGGTGTTCAATTAAAAACTATCGATTCAAACACTGGAAACACTGGATATGAGGATTTCACAAAATCATTTGTGACAAGCGCTAAAACAGGCGAAAGTCTTGACCTCACTATAAAAATGAACAAAGGAACTTCTGGTAACAATGATACTAATGTGGTGAGAGTATGGGCGGATTGGAATCAAAACTTTATTTATGAGGAAAATGAAAGGCTTACTTCACAGGAATATGTTCTAGGAAACGTTGTGGATGACAATGGCGATTTTATCCATACTATGAATATTACAGTGCCGGATAATGTAGAAAAAGGAACAGTTGGCTTAAGAGTTATGGTTCATTATAAAAACAATAATGATGGAGCAAACCCTTGTGAAAACTATGAAACCGGTGAAGTAGAAGATTATGGTATATTAATTATTCCTTCCGATGCCCCTTTTGCCGCGGACTTTGTATTCGGGCCAGAAGAAGTTATTTTCGCAGACCCTGTAAGTTTTACAGATATTTCAACCGCTCCAGCTGGAATTGATATTGTAAAATGGGAATGGTCGTTCCCTGGCGGAGAACCTTCTTCTCATGTAGGACAGATTCCTCCAAAAGTATATTATAAGGCTGAAGGCACTTACAGCGCTACGCTAAAAGTGACAAACAGCAATGACGAAACAGATGAAGTCACTAAAGAAAATATAATCAAAGCCAAGTTTGAATATTGCGATCCTAATATCCGGTACGGAACTTACACGGGGATTACTCAAGTAAAATTTGGAGAAATTGACAATACAACCAATAGAGAGGCAAGACATACTGATTACTTTAATTCACAAGTAACAGAGTTGAAAACCGGAGAAACCTATCCGCTTACCATTAAAGTAAACAAAGGCAACTCTGGGGAAAAGGACTACAATCGTATCCAAGTCTGGATAGACTGGAATTACAATAGCGCTTTTGACGATGATGAGCTGGTTGAAAGCCATGAATTTAAAATTGCCAATGTAAATGCTCAGGGAGATTATACATACACTTCCAGTGTCACTGTTCCTCTTGGCGCCGAAATTCAAAAAGTAGGAATGAGAGTAATGGTCCACTACGTTCAAAACAGCGAAGGCGACAAGCCATGCGATACCGTTGACAGTGGTGAAATTGAAGACTATGGAATCAATATCACCAAAGGTACTCAAGAATTCACTGCCAATTTTGAAGCGGATCAAACAGCTCCATTACCAAACGCTCCCGTGACTTTCAGCGATATCTCTGAAGTAAGCAATGGAGTAACAATCACTAATTGGGAATGGACGTTTGAAAATGGCGAACCAGCTAACTATTCGGGACAAGTTCCTCCTGCTATTTCTTATTCAGATGAAGGTAATTTTGATGTAAGTCTTACGGTAACTACTTCTGATGGACAAATTAAGACGATTACAAAAGAAGACTATATCAGAGTCGCTTATGTGCTATGCGAAACAGACTCAAAGTGGGGCGGCTACGCCTTTGTCAAAAATGTGAATATAGGAATCATTGACAATACTACAACCAACTCCAACGCATATACCAATTACCGAAACGACTTCTCGACAAACGTCAAAATTGGCGATGAAATACCGCTTTCTATAACTGTCAATACAGGAAATCTTGGAGACGGAGACCTTGTCTTGGTGAGAGTCTGGGCAGATTGGAATTACAATGCTATTCTTGAAGACAATGAGCAATTGCTTTTGAATGAGTTTGCATCGCCTGCAAAAAATCAGGATCAAATTTTCAATGCTGATATTACCGTTCCTGACAATGCCGCTATTGGAAAAACTATTGCTTTAAGAGTTCTTACCAATTATAAAAGAAATAATGAGGGAGCAAACGGATGCGGAACAGTTGACAGTGGAGAAAGCGAAGATTATGGCTTGAATATCATAGATGAATCTATCAATTTGGTACCAGACTTTATCGCGGATAATATGTCGCCGGTATTGGATACTAAAGTCCAATTCTCGGATATGACCTTATTTTATAATAATGTAAGCGGATCTAATTGGGAATGGACCTTTGAAGGTGGAGAGCCTGAGTCATTTTCAGGACAAAATCCTCCAGCTATTCATTATAAAACTCTTGGAGACTATTCCGTTACTCTTGAAGTCACAGGTTCTAATGGAGACATTGAAACTATTACTAAAGACAACTTCATCAGTGTAATAGAATACAAATTTTGCGAACCTAGATCATCTTATTGGGGATATGGTCATATAGATAATGTGAAAATTGGAACTATAGACCAATCAAACGGCAATACGAATCAATACAATAACTTTATCGATAGCCATAATATAGATATCAAAGCAGGTGAAACCATACCTTTGACGATCACAGCCAATACCGGCAACTCGGGAGAAGGCGATGCAATCCGTATCATCGCATGGGCTGACTGGAACTACAACAGCGTATTTGAAAAAAGCGAAGAAGTTGGCGTGAAAGATTTCACTTCAAGCGCACAAAATGCCACAGAAGAATTCACTGTTGACTTGAGAGCTCCTGAAGATGCTGCTATAGGCAGAAGAGTTGCTTTAAGGGTAATGGTTCATTATCTGGATAAAGAAAAAGAAGCTTGCGACAACCTAGACAGCGGAGAAGTGGAAGATTATGGATTGAACATCAAACGCAGCAACGAAGTTGTTCTCTCTGTTGATGCAAATGACAGCAACATTAGCATCTTTCCAAACCCAACTTCAGGGATCGTGAATATTAATGCAATAGGCGAGACATTGATTGAAGTCCACACTTTGGATGGTCAGCAAATCATTGAAAAGCAAAAGTCTCAAAAAATCGATTTATCAGATCAGCCTCAAGGCATCTATATTTTGAAAATTCAATCAGCGAATAAAAGCTCTGTATTCAGACTAATAAAGCTATAAACTAAAATATAGCTAAAATAAAAAAGAGACTGCGTTATCAACGCAGTCTCTTTTTTATTCATGAAAAATATACTAATAAAAGACTATTCTTCAATCTTAATGATCCCAAGATCCTGAAGCTGAACATCGTCCACGGCTGAAGGAGCGTCAATCATCACATCTCTACCAGAAGTATTCTTAGGGAATGCTATATAATCTCTGATAGATTCCGTTCCTCCGAACATCGCGCATAACCTGTCGAAGCCAAAAGCTATACCACCATGTGGAGGAGCTCCATACTCAAATGCTTCCATCAAGAAGCCAAATTGCTCTTTCGCTTCTTCTTCAGTAAATCCAAGATGCTTAAACATCAATGCTTGAGTGGACTTGTCGTGGATACGAATAGAACCTCCACCGATTTCAACTCCATTGATCACCAAATCATAAGCATTGGCTCTTACATCACCAGGATTGGTATCCAACAATGGAATATCCTCAGCCTTCGGCGAAGTGAAAGGGTGGTGCATAGCATGGAATCTCTTGCTTTCCTCATCCCACTCCAACAATGGGAAGTTCACTACCCATAGAGGCTTATACTCTTCAGGCTTTCTCAAACCTAGCTCATCACCCATCTTCAATCTCAAGACATTCATCTGGTTTCTTACTTTGCCAGTATCTCCTGAAAGCACCAATAACAAATCGCCCGGCTGAGCCTCCGATTTCTTAGCCCATTCAGCTAGTTGCTCTTGCGTGAAGAACTTATCTACAGAAGATTTGAACGAACCGTCTTCATTGCACTTTACATATACCAAGCCTTTGGCTCCTACTTGAGGAGTTTTGACAAAGTTAGTCAACCCGTCCAATTGTTTTCTTGTATATGAAGCACATCCAGGCACTCTAATGCCAACAACCAATTCAGCTTCGTCAAATACTTTAAATCCTTTCTCTTTCGCTACATCATTCAACTCAACGAACTCCATCCCGAAGCGAATATCAGGCTTATCTGAACCGTAAAGCCTCATAGCGTCAGCATATTCCATTCTTTGGAAATCCTCGATCTCAACACCTTTCACATTCTTGAAAAGGTATTTAGTCATTCCCTCGAACAAATTCAAAATATCCTCTTGCTCGATGAATGCCATTTCGCAGTCTATCTGAGTAAATTCCGGCTGACGATCAGCTCTCAAATCCTCATCTCTGAAGCACTTTACGATCTGAAAATATCTATCAAAACCAGATACCATAAGCAACTGCTTGAAGGTCTGCGGCGACTGAGGCAATGCGTAAAATTCTCCTTTATTCAATCTCGAAGGCACTACAAAGTCTCTAGCACCTTCAGGCGTTGATTTGATCAACACTGGAGTCTCAACTTCGATAAATTCTTTTTGATCCAAATAATCTCTTACCGCACGCATCATCTTGTGACGAAGCTGAAGCTTCTCTCTCACAGGATTTCTTCTCAAATCCAAATAACGATACTTCATCCTAAGATCTTCTCCGCCATCCGTCTCATCTTCGATCTTGAAAGGAGGAATATGCGAACTGTTCAAAATCGTCAAGTCGCTGACAAAGATTTCAACCTCGCCTGTTGGCATTTTATCATTCATAGATTCTCTTTGAATAACCTCGCCAGTAGCCTGAATGACAAACTCTCTTCCCAATTCTCTAGCCTTGTCAAGAATTTGAGATGCCGTCTTTCCTTCTTCAAAAGAAAGCTGAGTAACTCCCCATCTGTCTCTCAAATCAACCCATAGCATTCCACCTTTATCTCTTGAGCGTTGCACCCAACCGCTTAGCGTCACTTGCTCTCCAATATTAGCGGCGCGCAATTCGCCGCAATTATGCGTTCTGAACATGATTTATATCTGTTTATATTTCTCTTATTTCACTATAATTACATGAATCCTATTATCTGTAAATTTAAGAATTGTTTTCATTTCTAACCCAAAGGATCATGTTTTTATCAACTTTTAGAATCTTATGGGAACAAATCATATTTTCATGCTATCAAAACACTTAATTTTGTCCAATAACCGACCAAAACTATAAACTTAACCTAGTCTATATCTTCAAAATATGTGAAAACAATTTAGGCCAAGGTCTTATTTTCTTACTAAATCATCACACTAAAAATTTCATCAAATGGATATCCCAGAAAAATTTCGAGCACTGAGAGTACAAGAGCAAGATGGAAAATATATTACCCAGATCGAAGAAATGGAAACTTCGTCTTTGCCTGAGCATGATACTATCATAAAAGTATATTTTTCGTCCTTGAATTATAAAGACGCACTTTCAGCTTCCGGCAACAAAGGGGTTACCAAGAACTTCCCACACACTCCGGGCATAGACGCCGCAGGTATCGTCCTCAAGACAAATAGTGACAACTTTAAAGTTGGAGACGAAGTGCTAGTAACTGGGTACGACTTGGGTATGAATACCCCTGGAGGTTATGGAGAACTGATAAGCGTTCCTTCCCAATGGGCTACAAAACTTCCTGCGGGCATGAATATGCGAGAAAGCATGATCTACGGCACAGCAGGTCTTACAGCGGGGCTATCCATTGACAAGCTTATCAGAGCCGGCGTAAAACCTGAAAATGGTCCTGTATTGGTAACCGGAGCTTCCGGAGGCGTTGGTTCCGTGGCGGTAGCAATATTGAGCGCTCTTGGGTATGAAACGTTCGCTAGCAGTGGCAAAAAATCCGCTGAAGACTTCCTAAAGAAAGTGGGAGCCAAAGAGATTATCTCTCGTGACAGTCTGCTTGAAAATGCCAACCGTCCTTTGCTTAAAGAACAGTGGGCTGGCGTTGTTGACACTTGTGGTGGTGAAATACTTGCCTCAGTATTAAAGTCTTGCAAATACAGCGGGTCGGTTACCACTTGCGGCTTAGTTAGTGGCATGAACTTAAACACAACCGTTTTCCCATTTATTCTAAGAGATGTGAACTTATTGGGCATTGATTCTGTTGAATTGCCTCTTGAAAGAAAAGTTACCATCTGGAATAAATTGGCCCATGATTGGTCAAGCGAAAAACTTGAGTCATTAGCAACATACTGCACCTTGGAAGAGCTTCCTAAATATATAGATGAAATTCTGAAAGGCCAGATTCAAGGCCGTGTAGTCGTTGACTTGCATTCATAAATTTTAAAATAGCTTCAGGCTTGTACTTGAAGCTATTTCTTTATGATTTTAAATGCTTTTCTTTCTCCATCAATAATTATTGACAACATGTAGATTCCTGGCTTCAAAGTGCTCACATCTACGAATAATTTATTTTTATTATAAGATGTCGAAACTTTCTGCACATTGCCGATGACATTGACCAAAGCGATTGAAGCAATTGCATCCCTTTCCACTCCTTCGATCGTAAGAAATTTTTCAACTGGATTTGGATATACCTTGAGCTTTTTCTTGCTATCAATTCCAGTATTTGGGTCTTTCAACACACCTAAAGACATGGTCGAAGAAGCACTCTTGCCAGCTCTATTAATTACCAATAAACTTGCATCATACATTCCCTCAGCTGAAAAGTTAACCGTTACAAGTCCGCTCTCATCTTCTATAATTTCGCCAAAATCAAAACTCCATTCATAGCTATGATTCATATTATGCTGAACTTGAAATTGAGCAGGATCATTAACAAATATCTCACTCTGAAGCATCGTGAATTCACTTATTGGCAGATCATCAACATTAACTATTTTGACTATTGAATCTTCGCCTGCTTTATTTATCGCAGTTAATCTTACTTCGTAAGAACCGGAGTTTTCAAATTCTCTCTCCAAATGCTTATCATCACTGATCATTTGACCATCTATAAACCAAAGATATTCTTCGGAACTGTTTATCGTTAAGTTTTCAAATTCAATATAATCTCCAACAGTAACCCACTTTCCATCTTCCCAATCAAAATCAGCGATTGGCTTAAATAGCACTTGCTCGCAAGAAACTTTCGCTTTCCATCCGGGCTCAACAGTCTGATTGCTTTGATCACTAACAAACCTAAATGTAAGAGCGCCTGTTGCGTCTGACGACCTTACCAAGCCAGGACTCTCACTACCACAATATCTGCCAATCAGTTTCGATGCTGTATTTGGCCCATCATATATTTCCAAATAATCCTTATTGCAATCATTCGAATACTCTATATTGAATTCTTCAAAATCTATGGTCAAAACACTTAACTCATTTTTTGGATATAAAGTGACTACCTCATCCAAAAAACCTGAATATTCATCGTCAAATCCATTATCATAAAAATACCCACCACATACATTCATTTCAGAATAGCTCTGCCCTATAGCAAACTGGTCAGTCACTTGAATATAATCGCTAACTTCGTGAGAGTCTTCTTTTCCATCTCCTTTCACTGTAAGCTTGACATTGAAATTTCCTAATTCGTTATATACTATATTTATCGGATTTTCTTCCATTGACTCTTCAACAGTCGCCCCAGAAAAATTCCATCGATAATCATCCACTATACTTTTAGAAGATTCATTCAACAAATGATTAAAGTCAACACTTCCTCCAACAGGTATAATTTGCCTGTTGGATTCAAAAAATGCCTTCAGAGATTGAGGTTGATCCACACATGAAATGTTCGCGCTAAAGCTTTCCATTTCTGGAAATGAAATAAATTGATCCGAATAATAAACTATAGTCAATGCACCATATGAATTCAAAGCAATGATCGATTCTGGAATTTCCTCACCGCAATACTTTCCAATCAATGGAGCGTTCATATCAACACCATCATAAATCATAACATACTCGGACTCGCAGTTTTCACTATCTGTTAATAAAAACTTGTCAAAATCAAGCTTA
The Aureibacter tunicatorum DNA segment above includes these coding regions:
- a CDS encoding M43 family zinc metalloprotease yields the protein MIKSLHRIVLLVILSCFSHIKLSAQTSDAPKPCKADEINSSLVTEIHQSRKAADAEPWYPDDPRLNGKYIIPTVFHIFGTDFEGRTLDIAKIEEALDLSNQDFQGLRPDFANIMAEFQGIKEAMNIEFRLAKLDPDGNPTSGVTFNPVEKGFGHGGGYDNQIRKYAWDNKKYMNVYILLDLYNDGDYGNSGVAWLPDMGMTNANTARVVYNGKYVGTNTSENFRSVLTHEFGHYLGLRHTFNGGCETFNSDDGVEDTPKKGNSSRKEKSSKNCLGETLNVENFMDYTNYYAMFTRGQVGRMTGSSYGLRHEARITLWQYDNLVATGVVDDFKLGKHLVYTGSLFNEVFMNDGAIENSISIDAREELEFAKTGILNSGADYTLTNVPAGLTAQLTVNSSTNATLTLTGKAEAHANSDKVDQMTLTFLAPSLNTPIDDVYNPSNDKIKISFLDPYTSYCVPSTQFGTFYSHITGVQLKTIDSNTGNTGYEDFTKSFVTSAKTGESLDLTIKMNKGTSGNNDTNVVRVWADWNQNFIYEENERLTSQEYVLGNVVDDNGDFIHTMNITVPDNVEKGTVGLRVMVHYKNNNDGANPCENYETGEVEDYGILIIPSDAPFAADFVFGPEEVIFADPVSFTDISTAPAGIDIVKWEWSFPGGEPSSHVGQIPPKVYYKAEGTYSATLKVTNSNDETDEVTKENIIKAKFEYCDPNIRYGTYTGITQVKFGEIDNTTNREARHTDYFNSQVTELKTGETYPLTIKVNKGNSGEKDYNRIQVWIDWNYNSAFDDDELVESHEFKIANVNAQGDYTYTSSVTVPLGAEIQKVGMRVMVHYVQNSEGDKPCDTVDSGEIEDYGINITKGTQEFTANFEADQTAPLPNAPVTFSDISEVSNGVTITNWEWTFENGEPANYSGQVPPAISYSDEGNFDVSLTVTTSDGQIKTITKEDYIRVAYVLCETDSKWGGYAFVKNVNIGIIDNTTTNSNAYTNYRNDFSTNVKIGDEIPLSITVNTGNLGDGDLVLVRVWADWNYNAILEDNEQLLLNEFASPAKNQDQIFNADITVPDNAAIGKTIALRVLTNYKRNNEGANGCGTVDSGESEDYGLNIIDESINLVPDFIADNMSPVLDTKVQFSDMTLFYNNVSGSNWEWTFEGGEPESFSGQNPPAIHYKTLGDYSVTLEVTGSNGDIETITKDNFISVIEYKFCEPRSSYWGYGHIDNVKIGTIDQSNGNTNQYNNFIDSHNIDIKAGETIPLTITANTGNSGEGDAIRIIAWADWNYNSVFEKSEEVGVKDFTSSAQNATEEFTVDLRAPEDAAIGRRVALRVMVHYLDKEKEACDNLDSGEVEDYGLNIKRSNEVVLSVDANDSNISIFPNPTSGIVNINAIGETLIEVHTLDGQQIIEKQKSQKIDLSDQPQGIYILKIQSANKSSVFRLIKL
- the aspS gene encoding aspartate--tRNA ligase; amino-acid sequence: MFRTHNCGELRAANIGEQVTLSGWVQRSRDKGGMLWVDLRDRWGVTQLSFEEGKTASQILDKARELGREFVIQATGEVIQRESMNDKMPTGEVEIFVSDLTILNSSHIPPFKIEDETDGGEDLRMKYRYLDLRRNPVREKLQLRHKMMRAVRDYLDQKEFIEVETPVLIKSTPEGARDFVVPSRLNKGEFYALPQSPQTFKQLLMVSGFDRYFQIVKCFRDEDLRADRQPEFTQIDCEMAFIEQEDILNLFEGMTKYLFKNVKGVEIEDFQRMEYADAMRLYGSDKPDIRFGMEFVELNDVAKEKGFKVFDEAELVVGIRVPGCASYTRKQLDGLTNFVKTPQVGAKGLVYVKCNEDGSFKSSVDKFFTQEQLAEWAKKSEAQPGDLLLVLSGDTGKVRNQMNVLRLKMGDELGLRKPEEYKPLWVVNFPLLEWDEESKRFHAMHHPFTSPKAEDIPLLDTNPGDVRANAYDLVINGVEIGGGSIRIHDKSTQALMFKHLGFTEEEAKEQFGFLMEAFEYGAPPHGGIAFGFDRLCAMFGGTESIRDYIAFPKNTSGRDVMIDAPSAVDDVQLQDLGIIKIEE